Genomic DNA from Magnolia sinica isolate HGM2019 chromosome 4, MsV1, whole genome shotgun sequence:
ggcctaacatggggtgacacacctgatgtcggagtggatttcacatacacatctcgttggggcccacctgagatgcCAACCCTTTTGCTCGCATGACAATCTCCTAACTGCTTGCAATATTTTGCTACAATGGTTGTATTCTTTTTACTTGTGAATATCTTCCCCATGTGCAAGTCATATTCTCTTTAAAGGGCTGTCTGCATCCTACATTTTGTGACTATTTTAGCTTACACCTCTATGACAGATTTGCAAGGATAAGGATGAAGCAGAGGTCTGGTTCGTTGGTCTGAGGGCATTGATTTCACGTGGTAACTTCTCAAAGTGGAGAACTGAATTAAAGAGTGATAGAGCTTCCTCTGATGCAAATAGTCCAAGTACAGGCGCTTGTGGAAACTCCCAATTGAGCTCTCCACCTGGAAGTAGTGATAACTTTCACAAGGTCAGATTACTGTGATGTTCCTCCAACTTCAGTTATCCCCAAAGTGCATTTCAGTTAGATGTCTTGTTTTGGTGATCTCAGGACCCTGGAGATGCCCAACAGATTCATGTTCCATATGAGAGTCCACAAAATGGTCTGGCGAAGGCATTTGCTGACGTGATATTATATACCGGAGCTCCCAAAGGCTCTATTCAGTCAGATTCAGTTGGTAGTTCTCTCAACTCATTCTCATCTGGAGGTGCAGATAACTTGAATGGCCGGGGATCTACAGCTGACACTTTTCGAGTTAGTCTTTCTAGCGCAGTGAGCTCATCAAGCCAGGGATCGGGTCATGAAGATTTTGACACATTAGGAGATGTTTACTTATGGGGAGAAGGAACGGGCGATGGGGTGCTTGGTGGTGGTGCACATGGGGTTGGAAGTTTGTCTACTGCCAAATTGGATGCGCTTCTGCCAAAGGCACTGGAATCAGCAGTCGTGCTTGATGCCCATAGCATTGCTTGTGGGAGCAGGCATGCTGCATTAGTCACCAAACAAGGGGAACTTTTTAGTTGGGGAGAGGAGTCAGGAGGCAGGCTTGGACATGGAGTAAAAGCTGATGTTTCTCACCCTAAGCTTGTTGATGCTCTCAGTGGCATGAATATTGAACTTGTAGCATGTGGTGAGTATCATACATGTGCTGTTACGCTGTCTGGGGAACTTTATACATGGGGTGATGGTAATCGCAATTCTGATCTTCTTGGGCACGGTAGTGAAGTTAGCCATTGGATTCCTAAAAAGGTGACTGGTCAAATAGAAGGAATACATGTCTCGTCAATTTCATGTGGACCTTGGCATACAGCTCTTGTAACATCTGCTGGTCAATTGtttacatttggtgatggaactTTTGGTAATCTTGGCCATGGAGATCGTAGAAGCATAAACATTCCAAGAGAAGTGGAATCTCTGAAAGGATTACGTACAGTACGAGCAGCTTGTGGTGTTTGGCACACTGCTGCAGTTATTGAAGTTATGGCCGGGTCTTCTAGTGCTAGTGACCTTCCATCTGGAAAGCTGTTCACCTGGGGTGACGGGGACAAAGGCCGACTTGGACATGGTGATAATGAACCTAGACTTGTACCAGCATGTGTAGCTGGGTTGGTCGAGTCAAGCTTTCGTCAAGTGGCCTGCGGGAATGACATTACAATTGCTCTTACAACCTCCGGACGAGTACATGCAATGGGGAGTACTGTCTATGGACAGCTTGGGAATCCTGAAGCCAGTGGAAAGGTTCCCACTTGTATCGAAGGCAAAATTCGCGATAGTTTTGTAGAAGAGATTGCATGTGGTTCCTATCATGTTGCAGTTTTAACTTCAAAAACTGAAGTTTACACGTGGGGCAAGGGGGCAAATGGGCGATTGGGTCATGGTGACAATGATGACAGAAACACTCCAACCCTTGTTGAAGCTCTTAAGGATAAACAAGTTAAGAGTATTGTGTGTGGTTCAAGCTTCACTGCTGCAATCTGTCTTCATAAATGGGTGTCCAGTGCTGATCAATCCTTTTGCTCTGGCTGCCATCACCCATTTGGTTTTAGAAGGAAGCGTCATAACTGTTATAATTGTGGGCTAGTCTTTTGCAAAGCCTGCAGCAACAGAAAGTCTGTAAAAGCTTCTTTGGCTCCAAATATTAACAAGCCTTATCGGGTATGTGATGATTGTTATACTAAACTTAAGAAGGTTATAGAAGCTGGACTGACCAGTCGACTTGCAAAGAACCGAAATGGAAGTACAACTCAGGGTTCCAGTGAGGTGGGAGAAAAAGAAACTGTAGATTCTAAGTTGCATGGACAACTCTCCAGGCTCTCTTCTGTTGAATCCTTCAAGCAGGCTGAAGGCAGATATTTGAAGCAGAACAGGAAATCAGAACCAAGTAAAAGCCATGCTTCTACTGCATTCACTGGAATTTCTCAATGTGGAAGCTTTTACTCATCAAGATCTTCGAATTTCATAGTTGGGACTTCGAGGAAAATATTTTCTGCTTCTGTTCCTGGTTCAAGAATGGCTTCTCGAGCAACATCTCCTGTCTCGAGAAGGCCCAGTCCACCTCGTTCAATAACCCCAACACCAACTCTAGCTGTCCTTGCATCTGCCACAGTCATTGCCAATGATTCAAAGCAGATGAATGACAAGCTAACCCAAGAGGTTATTAAATTGAGGGTGCAGGTTAGTGGTTCACAAATGCCAGATCAGATCCATTTTTTGTTGGTATATGTTTCATATAATGCTATATTGTCTTTTTTTAAGTCATTGGAAACTACTTTCATAGGTTAACTAGGCAAGGAAAATGCAACCTTAATATTCTTCATAATCAATTTGGCTTTTAATCCAGACATGCCTAAAAAATAGCTGTCAGATGATGACTGCTTGAACTCTGTGAATCATAGGTGTGTTAAATTGATTAAAGGTTGCTAAGCAGGTATTGGCTGTATTTCTACTCTGCAGGTGGAGGATCTTACCCACAAATCCCAACTCCTTGAAGCTGAGTTGGACAGAACATCACGGAAATTGAAAGAGACCACTGCAGTTGCAGGGGAGGAAAGTGCAAAATCCAAGGCTGCAAAGGAAGTAATAAAGTCTCTTACAGCACAGGTAAAGTTACCTTTGTCAAGCATGCTATAGTTTTTGTGCTTAATGGATGTTTTACTTGAGATTGAATTACTCTTTTGATACATGGAGTTCAAGAGAGGAGTCAGGGAGTTTTGCATTAT
This window encodes:
- the LOC131242128 gene encoding PH, RCC1 and FYVE domains-containing protein 1-like — encoded protein: MADLPRSGPVERDVEQAITALKKGAYLLKYGRRGKPKFCPFRLSNDESLLLWYSGKDEKQLKLSHVSRIIPGQRTAIFQRYPRPEKEYQSFSLIYSDRSLDLICKDKDEAEVWFVGLRALISRGNFSKWRTELKSDRASSDANSPSTGACGNSQLSSPPGSSDNFHKDPGDAQQIHVPYESPQNGLAKAFADVILYTGAPKGSIQSDSVGSSLNSFSSGGADNLNGRGSTADTFRVSLSSAVSSSSQGSGHEDFDTLGDVYLWGEGTGDGVLGGGAHGVGSLSTAKLDALLPKALESAVVLDAHSIACGSRHAALVTKQGELFSWGEESGGRLGHGVKADVSHPKLVDALSGMNIELVACGEYHTCAVTLSGELYTWGDGNRNSDLLGHGSEVSHWIPKKVTGQIEGIHVSSISCGPWHTALVTSAGQLFTFGDGTFGNLGHGDRRSINIPREVESLKGLRTVRAACGVWHTAAVIEVMAGSSSASDLPSGKLFTWGDGDKGRLGHGDNEPRLVPACVAGLVESSFRQVACGNDITIALTTSGRVHAMGSTVYGQLGNPEASGKVPTCIEGKIRDSFVEEIACGSYHVAVLTSKTEVYTWGKGANGRLGHGDNDDRNTPTLVEALKDKQVKSIVCGSSFTAAICLHKWVSSADQSFCSGCHHPFGFRRKRHNCYNCGLVFCKACSNRKSVKASLAPNINKPYRVCDDCYTKLKKVIEAGLTSRLAKNRNGSTTQGSSEVGEKETVDSKLHGQLSRLSSVESFKQAEGRYLKQNRKSEPSKSHASTAFTGISQCGSFYSSRSSNFIVGTSRKIFSASVPGSRMASRATSPVSRRPSPPRSITPTPTLAVLASATVIANDSKQMNDKLTQEVIKLRVQVEDLTHKSQLLEAELDRTSRKLKETTAVAGEESAKSKAAKEVIKSLTAQLKDMAERVPEGAVTGNKSGSIASHAYNILSLTLSDNHQSDQTGSLESEFNGHLSNPLSCNGTKTPTEEAEWVEQDEPGVYITLSYLPRGGKELKRVRFSRKRFGEKQAEKWWADNRVRVFEKYNIKTAEKSTTEPLSTSNEMDGQID